From one Pristis pectinata isolate sPriPec2 chromosome 12, sPriPec2.1.pri, whole genome shotgun sequence genomic stretch:
- the LOC127576590 gene encoding zinc finger protein 239-like isoform X2, translating to MSSEMSPHQRVHTGERLFICSECGRGFTQSSNLLRHHRVHTGERPFTCSMCGNGFTLSSSLRTHQQLHTGERPFTCSECGRRFTLSAHLRRHQQVHTGERPFTCSECGKGFTRSSSLMTHQRVHTGERPFICSDCGRGFTQSSHLITHQRLHTGERPFTCPECGKGFNRSSDFLTHQQVHTGEWQFTCSECGRGFTRSSSLMRHQRVHTGEKPYTCSVCGKGFTRSANLMTHQRVHTEENI from the coding sequence agcgggttcacaccggggagaggctgttcatctgctccgagtgtgggaggggattcactcagtcgtctAACTTGCTGAGACACCATCGGgtccacactggggagaggccgttcacctgctccatgtgtggcAATGGATTCACGCTATCGTCCAGCCTGAGGACACATCAGCAacttcacactggggagaggccattcacctgctccgagtgtgggaggCGATTCACTCTGTCAGCTCATCTGAGGAGacaccagcaagttcacactggggagagaccgttcacctgctccgagtgcggaaagggattcactcggtcgtccagcctgatgacgcaccagcgagtccacactggggagaggccgttcatctgctctgACTGTGGCAgaggattcactcagtcatcccaCCTGATAACACACCAGCGCCTTCACACCGgcgagaggccgttcacctgccctgagtgtgggaagggattcaatcGATCTTCCGACTTCCTGACTCACCAGCAGGTTCACACCGGGGAGTGGcagttcacctgctctgagtgcgggaggggattcactcggtcgtccAGTCTGATgaggcaccagcgagttcacaccggggagaagccgtacacctgctccgtgtgcgggaagggattcactcggtcagccaacctgatgacacaccagcgggttcacaccgagGAGAATATTTAA